The window AGTAAATCTTGAATATTCTTGAGCAACAAGAAGTTAATTTTTGGGAACCACTCCATTTCACCAATACTTCCCATAAACTTCTACCATGTTGTATTTTTCCCTAAGCATGATGACAATCCAGTGTTTTTTCCCCCATATTCTGAATGATTAATGAGAAGGTGTAAGTGACAAGAAGCAGCCCTGACAGCCAGATGCAGCAGTAGCAATCCACTAGTATTTTCAAAAAAACCTAATAGATTCCAATCAAGTTCAAATGACAGTTTTAGCTATGAAAGTCAACAAGACATTCAAATTGTCAATAGTCAAAGTCTGAAAAAGAAATTCCAAGCATTGCTTTACTATCTTCAGTTCAATACATTAAAGCTGAGGCAATATCAACTGATCAAGGTACTCCTATTTATTCACGAGTACTTCACTGACAATGAGTATGTTTCTCCAAATTCTTCTTTTATATTCTTTTAACAGGTAAGGAGAATTTTAAGAAGGCATCCAACCAGAAAGGAACTTCCCTATAAGATATTCTAAAAATTCATAAAAGTAGTTAACAGAGTAAAATTGGAATAAAGGAAAGTGATAATGTGAGAGATGGTCAAGGCAAGTCACACAAGGCGAAAAGGATAGGTAGTGGTGAATGATTTCATCTCAACAATATTAGGTGCCACAGCATGAACCTACTGTTGGACTAGAAATGGTATAAGAACTACATATCCTGGCAAAAAGTCCAACTTAAAGTAAATCTGCACTGGAGATGTCTAATGAACTGTTTTACCTTCAAATAACTATTGACTTCAGGATCGCTGTTCACAACAGCACCAACATCATTTACTAGCTTAACAATTCTTTTGGCATTTGTGTATGTTGCAAATGCTTTTCCCCCAATCATGACAGTGCGTGGTGTAACCTTTTGCCGTTCTTCAGGGCTCATCTCCTGGAATAGATCAATTTCAAGAAATCATGGTGTATACTAACATGTGATGCACATAAAAAGTCAAAAGATTGCAAGACACTGGAGCCACAATTCAATCATTTCTAGGTTGACTACGAAATCTCTATTGGTGTTGGATCACCATATATACTCTTGAAAGATATTTCATACAGGTATGATTCATTGTTTTGGAAGTGATCATACTCCCAGAAGAAAACGAGAATAGAGTCCAGAAGACAATGATAGTTAATACTTTACGGGTTAGTATTTTTAACAATAATGTAATAAACATTGTTAACATCATTTTTTCCATAATCGGATGAGATTCCAATGAACAAATAACAAAGAGCCAATAAGCAATGATAACCGTATGAAAGATCAACTTAAGGTCTTGATTTAGAAACCTTCAACTGCTAATAAATGTATTGCATATTGAAACACCTAAGGAGATTAGGAAGTCTACAATACctttattttcttgtacctaTAGACTGTCCCCAAAATGTTTAGCAGCTGTCTTTTGTATTCATGAATGCGTTTAACTTGTATGTCAAAAAGGGTATTAGGATCAATGCTGACATTTGTCACTTGCGTTATGTATTGCGCTAAACGTTGCTTGTTGGCCATCTTAGCTGATTCCCACTCAGCATACAGTTCTTCATTGTCAACAAACTATTTGAAGAGAAGGAAACAATATAGAAAAGAGTCAGTAAAAATGCCACTATGTCAAAGCAAGGTCTTTAATGGGAGAAAAAATGCCACTATGTCAAAGCAAGTTTCTTGACGTACCTGCCGAAGTTTGGTGAGGAGATCGAGGTTCGTCACCCATTTATCAGTTTTTAACCATTTGGTTATTATTTGACTAAGCTCAGGACTACAAAACCGAAGCCACCGGCGAGGAGTAATCCCATTAGTCTTGTTTTGGAATTTGGTAGGCCATATAGAGACATAATCAGCAAATAAGTCTGATTTTAAGATGTCACTGTGTAGTTGTGCAACACCATTCACCTGAGAGATATGGAAACTAAAGGTGAAAATCTTCTAGAAcagaagaaatgaaaatttaagAGACTTATAAAAGAGTATAAAATAAGTAAAAGCCATGGAAGCAACTCAACAATGATAGGAGGAGATGACAGTGACAGACACAGATAATTGATGAATTCAGATTAGTTGTTGTCAGGGAAGTATAGCTCGGAATTTTACCAATAAGCTAGTAGTTAAAGGAAACCAGTAATTAGCGCACACTTTAGGTGTGTGCCTCTTATCATATCATtgtaataaaataaaagacataTAGTAGAAGCCGATGCATTTCTCAAATTATCATGCTATCTAACTTCTGTGACCAACTATATAGGAGTTAGGTTCACCAATTAGAGAACACCATACTGAACTTAAACATTTACTCTCATCTTGACGAAAGTCACAAGGATAGTTATCAAGCAGAGGGTAAATTTTGCAAATCAAAAGAGATGCCAAAGTCTCTTCCCCCTTTATAAAGAGTCAGATTAAAAGCTGAAAACAAAAGAATAGTCGTTTAATTATTCCCTCAGGTATATTCGGGCATTTGACATTTGGATATCACAAGATAATCGTTAAAGATAGGAGATGTGATATCCATTCCACTTAGACATGTTTCTTACCATATGGGAGGACACCACACACAAGTTAGCCATTCGTACAACTGGCTTTTGGGGGTTGTGGTCCAAGATTCGGATGCTGGAAAGTTTAGTCTCAAGGTCAGGTCTTGTTGACTGCACCGTTGCAATAAACTGCAAGGAGTTCAAGACTGCAAGTTATTTCAACATCAATCTAACAAGCAAGTAGCAATAAATGAAAGTGAGTGAACAGATTACCCTCTTATCAATTTCCTCAATAATTTCCATAAGGCGGGGAAGGAGCTTCCACATGACTGCCTGTGACCATTTCTCCAGAGCCTCAGGTAGGACAGTATGATTTGTATAGGCTATTGTCCTAAATTAAAATGGTTTATAACTCAAATCTGTGAATTTTCACAAACAGCTCCTTAAAAAGAACCAGAGAAAACAAGTTCCacaaagtactcaaaaatgatTTATGTGTGTGCTCATAATCAGAATGATGGTAGTGATTGTCGAAGGTTTTGGTTTATGATACACTTATTAAAAGGTGAAGTTCAATATATTTTATCTAGTTGTTCAATTGCTTATCCATGATTGCTGGTTtagtttttgcttcttcctttatttcttttgtggtaCATGTTTGGCTCACTTTGCAGTCGATAGTTAGCTTCTGAATTGTCCCTTAAGCTTGTTCATGATGACAGAGGCAACTGAGAAACTTGGATGGAACGAAGACAACTGAAATATGCAAAACCACCTTGTAGTAATATCCCAAGCATCATCCCATCCAAGTCCTTCCTCATCCATTAGTAATCGCATTAGCTCTGGAATTGCAAGAGTAGGATGTGTGTCATTAAGTTGCACAGCAACCTTTGTGGGAAATTCGGACCACTGGAGTACACCCTTTCCCACTTGTCTCTCCCTAAATCTGAACATGATGTCCTGAAACAGGATGAAATGAAATAAGTTCTTCACTAATCATAAAAAGAAACTTTGCTTAAAAAGAAACTTTGTCTCTCCTTAAAAAGAAACTTTGCTTGTTTGTTGCTGAAAGCCTAAAGCATTTTATTAGGTATTCCAGTCTCCTTTACGTGTAAATATCACCGAGTTTAGGCATGTTTACTGAATAGAGGTTTCACTGAACATAAAAAACTTAAGGTTTGGAATCATCAATATCCCAAGGCAAATATCCTTTTAACCTTTGACATGCACCGCTTCTAGACTGAACTGTGTAGGCGCCCACcatggaaagaaaaggaaaagaggaaaatacaccaaggaataTGGCAAACCTGAAGTGAAGCACTGCAAAGGAAAAACTGTTGCTTAAGTCTTAACAATTTTCCACTTTCTGTAGCATCCCCAGGATAAAGAACAGCACATATCTGCAAATACATGACGTAAGGATGCCACAGAGAACCAACCGACAGAACAAATTAATATATAAACCAACAGAAAGTCTGAGATTGAATTTTGGAAGTCGGATCTGGATTTCCTTTAAGTGACCAGATGATTGGCAATTAAAGTCTTTGCTTGATCTGATAACTAACTTTATTAAGAGTACAAGGGTAAGCCAACCTGTTGAGCCGTAGCATGGAGCTGTGCAGCAGATTCATACTGCCCATCATTGAACTGAAACAAGTTGAAGTCCTCAGCACAGGCTTTGGCTTCCCAAAGGCGAAGACTGTTAGTATTCTTGGTCTTGTACCCTGGAATTGGTACATCATAGGCAACAGCTTGAATGACCTCTCCACCAACCCATTTGCGGCTACAAACCGGACaaagaattaaaagaaatgataaACCATATGAATAGCACTATGAATAAGAACGAAAATCCAATCTGGAAGTTGTGCTATTGAACTTTTAGTCAACACATACAGAAGTTAAAGTTGCACATACAGAAGTTGCACTTACGAGCCAGTAGGAAGGACGTCAACGTGACCAAAAAATCTGATGGGGAATACAACATCATGCCTGACAATCTCCCATGGACTAAATTTCTGCATAAATTTGTACCAGATGAAACCCTATAGGAGTCCCATGACTAAAGAATGAGTATGACAGTAGAAAAAGACAAACCTCCAACCAATCTTCGGCAATTTCCTCCTGACCTCCTTTGCTGATCCGCTGCTTAAAAAGCCCATATCTGTACCTCAAACCATAACCCCAAGCTGGCAAGTTCAATGTCGCCATTGAGTCTAGAAAGCACGAAGCAAGTCTTCCTAAACCACCATTTCCAAGTGCTGCATCTTTCTCCTACAATATACAATTTTAAGAATTGCATTGGAAATACATCATGCTAGGTTTAAGCCAATAACAAAAGTTAGAATGAAATAGACTTGTATCAACTTTAGTATTTAAAGAGTGTTCACTGATCCAATTGGAAACGAAAAATAATTGTAAGAACACCTAACTAAATGGCTATGCAGCATTGCACACTGTCAGATCCCAACTGACAAAGTAAAGAGAATGTGAAAAGTTTCTTAAAGTGGAACTACCTGCTCAACGATTTCCTCTAGTTCATGACCCAATTTCTTCAAAGCATCAGAATAAGCATCTTGGATATCAAGGTTTCCAATTGCGTTAGTCAAAGCTCGCCCTTGCAGATACTCCATGGACAAATAGTATGTTTGCTTTGGGTTGACTTTGTGATAATGGAGGTACGTATCATTCCATTGCTGTCGGTGTAAACAacaaacaataaaaagaaaaattagagtGGGTGAAACTTGTGAAAAAAGTACAAAGCAGACTCTAGCATTAAGAACATGCACAACGATTTGCAAGCCACAAAAAGAACACTTTTACCAAGCAAAGCACttgtatgatgaaatggaaCCAGATACACAAAGAGATGAGCTCAATGGATGAAGGTGTTCATTGAGTTTGAAAATGCAATTCTTTTCAAGTCATACACTAGCAAATGAACTCCGCAAAAATCTTTCCTTATATACATGACTCCGTAACGAGTGCGGGTATGCACATCGCACAGGGCCGGCAAGTCCACTTCAAAGATGAATAGACAACGCAAATCAACCTTGGGCACATGCCACACATTCTGGAGAATAATCACTGCTATATCTACAACAAATTACAGAGCAGTATAGCAAATTTGCCACAAAAAGGAGCAAAATTGCTTACAAGCTTCCAAATAGACCGCATGACCAAGTACATGCATAAGGTAGATAATTAACAACATTGGATATGCTAACAAAGCAAAGACGTCACCATCTTCAGTCGCTAGTCAAATCCAAACATACAATCAACAATTGATTCAACAAAGGCAAACcgaaaaaacaaaatttacaacGGCAATTCAAATTCTATACCTTGATCAACCGATCACGAACACTATCAGCAGTGGCATAGAAAGCTTGCTCTGGCTCGAACTTGAAAGGGGAGAAATGAGGACTGTATTGAGCATGATAGATGATATTGGACGCAATCTCCGTAGCCTCTCCGGCCAGCGGCTGCGCAACCGCTGGTACTTCCGCTGGAATTCCTGATTTTATGGTTTCATTACCGCTTGATGTTGCCGCCACTTCCATATCTGGTCCTATTATCAGCAGATACTTCTTCTATagaccaaaacagaaaaaaaaaaaatcaaaatccaaatccaaatatTTGAATCGTATTCCAAGAATCAAGCCATAAGAATGAAAAATTAACTCCTACTGAGAAGAGAAATGCAGAAATGAGATTCTGAAACACATTGTTCATGTGAATATTTCGTTAattaatggaaaaaaaattggtaaaatatCAATAACATGACATGATTACCTAATCTGTGTTGAGACTTGAGAACGGTGCTACTGCTGAAGAGGAAGCGAAATATGAGTGCCTGTTAAGTTTCAATAATATTTGAGTGAAGGTTCGGGAGATATTTTGGACAAAGTTCTAAAAAGAGAATGGGAGAGATGGCAGGGATGCGGGCGGGGGAATATGCTACTATTATGCAACTCATCAATTTGGAGATATTAAAGGGAAATCTGACAAACAAACAGATGGAAATGCGAAAAAAGTAcggtctctttttttttgttttctagttaggaaagaggagaaagaaaaaatatcTGGAAAAGTGcttgtgtgtgtgagagagagaaagagtgaGTTGCAGTTTGTATACTTTGCTTGCATCATCATCACCCCCGGCGTCGCATTCATGTCATATCGCATGGGAATCGGCGGAGGAGAAGGGAGGGAGTGATTGGACGGCTTCGGCGGCTGAAGAAGTGCGCTGCAGTCAACCGTTTTCCAGTAGTGTTTTCGAGTGTGAATTTGCTGGGGCTCTAAATATCCAACACAGTCTGGTATAGTACCACTAGTAAACTTAGCATCTTACAATAATGATGGTTTTTTTGGTACCTTGCTTGAGAACGCCAGACAACAAGAAAGAacgagagaagaagaaagagaataaAAGAGCGGAATTGAGATGGGTGATGGGACAAGGCCACGTGTGGTTCATGAATAAAGAGTAAAACTGGAAGGCGCTCTTCGCTCGCCTCGAGACTCCACAATACAACTGGATTCTCACGCATTCGTCGTGACACCGGGAGCAATCTACAGCTAGACAGCCCCCCtcgcccttttttttttttgtgaaaattacGCTTATAAGTGAATTCAAGTTGACTTTAACTACTAGTAGGGATGATCATTTTCTCGAATCTCGCTGTGAATGTAAAAATTTTATGGATGagtaatatataaaaataatctATAATTTCAAGAGGCATACTTTGATGATTCATAATAATGATTGAAGTcaaattcattcaaatttttttcttaaaaaaaaaaaaacattcaaatCTCTAAGCAGTCATGAGtagttcttgattttttttccgtGGATGAATAAAATCTGTAGTAATCAGTATCTGGAATCCCGTATAGGTCCTGCCAATCCCTTCTTATACCCCCCTCGACGACATTTGCTGAATGGTgagtagcagcagcagcagcagcagtgtGAACAATGCTGCTGTCCTTGAATTCCTTTCTGATTTGCCACAATACCTCAGCACATCTCTTCATGGAAGGTCTTGCCCGCCTTGAAGGGTCAAGGCATTGCCGAGCAAGTTTGAGTACCTTTTCAACAGCCTGGTTTGATGCTGGATTTCTTCGTAACCTTGGGTCCATTACCACCGCAACTTCTCCGTCCTTTAATTTCCTCAGAGCCTGCAAGCAAACATCACCATGATGGTTCTGAATCGCATGCAAATGATCTACTATGAAAATTGCAGAAGCTTATAATCAGGCAGAAAGCAGGTTACGTTTGTCTTGATCCATGAATTCACTTACCCATCTTACGGTTACCCTCTCATCTGTGCTTTTGTTCGAATCAATGGGATGTCTGCCTGTTATCATTTCCACAAGCAATACGCCAAACGAATATACATCACTCTTTTCAGTGAGTTGGTATGTCTTGAGGTATTCAGGATCCAGGTAGCCAGCTGTTCCTTTAACTTGAGTGGAAATGTGAGTTGCTGTAGGATCCTCAGCGGCTAGCCGTGCAAATCCAAAGTCAGCTACTTTCGCACGGTATTTTTCCGTGAGCAGTATGTTTGATGCTTTAATATCTCTATGGATAATTGGAGGCTCTGTAATTTCAGGTTGAGCCAAAAAATTAGGAACTGTTGAGTACTTCTAATAAAGTCTGCAAACGAAGATGTTGTTTGCTCGCAACGTACTAACTTACCAGTGTATGTGTGGAGATAGGTAATTGCATGAGCGACATCAGTTGCAATGTCTAAACGTTCTGCAGTTTCAAGTCCATCTCCCCGTGTCCCTGCATCACAAGGTCGCTGGATTTCAATTTTGACACACAACTTTCCCGTGATCATTGTATTTGATGTCTCTAATATTCATGCTAAAATCGAAGGGCTAACATATTTGTGTTGAAATAAATGTATAGGAGGCCTATTTACAGCCAAGATCCACGGATAGAAATATAGTAGTGTAATTCCGGATTCCTTATTCATCTCAAGATCCCATGAAGTAACCTGAGCTTTCTCCTTGCCACTTTACCAGTTACTACCTACCCGAGATTCAATATGCAGATTaggagaaaacaaaactaaggttTATTATTCATCAAAGCCTAACACTTGAagaaaaaaaggacaaaaaaaaaggggaagatGACAACAAGCAATAATAACAAATCTATCAGTATCAGGACATaacttcccccccccccccatagTTGACAATGCGTGCTAAGTTTTCCCATAGCAAAGAAGCTCAACAAAAATCTATTCCAGAATCAGCTAATTAACGTGGAAGTTCGTGTGGACGTTATTTATCTCAGAAAGCAAATGAATGCCATTGCAATTCAAGTGAAAATATGGGGTTCGTGTTCGTGCGCTCTGTTGCTTCACCTACCGTCCAAGTGCTCTCTAAGGGTTCCATTGCTGACATATTCAACGATGATTATGCGCTCGATTCCATGCTCCAGGTACCCCAGAAATCTTACCAAATTTAGGTGCTCGATCTTTGATAATGTCAAAATTTCATTCTTGAACTCTGCTGACAAACGTTGATCGAAAAATTCCTGCCAAAATTTTCGTGTTACATCGCAAATTCACAGGAAATGGCCCCTCAAGATTTACATTTGTTGGTGGTTAATTCTCCTTACCACTTTAGCGCGCTTTATGGCGACCATAAATCCATCCCAAAGCTTCCCCTTGTAAACAGTTCCGAAAGCTCCCTCACCAATTATATTTGCTGAAGAAAAATTGCCAGTTGCCTTCGATATCTCATTAAACGAAGTTTGAAGTGAACCAATCTGTATAATATTGTCATTGGAAGACTCGCGAGAGTAGGAGTATTTTGTTCTTGATGAAGATTTACTAGTGCTTCCAGTAGAATCATCTATTGAATCTGCAGAACGTCAAgaaccaaccaaaaaaaaaaaaaaaaggttaattcATGCCACTTCCATGCAAAAGTGGAATGACAATATAGTGAGATGTATCAAAATCCCGTCATGTATCAAGTATAAGCTTATCGGTAACCTCAATATCAGAATCTGCTTCTTGATTTACTTTTGTATTCTAGTATATGATCATGCCAGACCATTGTCCAACTTGGGGGCAAATGAAGATACATAGATCAATGCCGAGATGGCATAGTGGGAAAGATTTACTCACCGGACAATCCTGTAACAGCACGTTTTATTTTGTTGGCTTTAGTTTGATCAGCGGTGGAGTTGACCTCCCTCTTCCAAAAGAGAAGCGCAGCAAGAACACCAGCCACTCTCTTGCTGGCAGCTCTGATGAAGCTGGATGAAGATCGAGACTTCTGACTCGTCGCAGAAGTCTGATTGCTAATTGCACTGGTGCGGGAACAGGGACTGGGACTCTCTTTTCTGATTTGGCACCGACGGATGATCAGAGGACTCGGAGTTTTCATCCTATGCAGAGACGGAGACCCTTCTGGCAGGACGATCTTTGACTCATCATTCTCTAAAACTTTAACCACTGGCGCGATGACACCGTCTTGCCAGATATGCTAAATGCACTCTAGCCGTAGATTCAGGACTGATTCAAACATATTGTGTTAATTGGTACTCGCAGATGGAAATAGTAAAACAGAGACACTGTCAACTGCTGGATGGATTACTTGTCTGAAGTAGAATGTCGATAATACGGAAAATTTTGTCTGAATAATAAGTTCAACTTGTTCAGGTCAATCATTACTGGTACGTGTGTGCGTGTCCATAAATATCTATATAGCTGCACAAGCGCTCAAGGTTGTTTTGGTTTTGGCCGTGGCAGGGAGCCATGACTAGTTTGATAATGGTTAGAAAAGAAAGTCAAATTAGACACGATATACAGGAtgcaaaaaagaagaaggtCCAGAAAACCGGTGGCAACAGTCAACTATTGAACCCTTTTCATCTTGCTCACACGAGTTTTACTCTCATTTACACGAGCAACTGGTGTTCAAATGGTGTATTAgttgaaaatacaaaaaaaaaaaaaaaaaaaaagattaaaaacgtatttataatacaagtaaaataatatttaaaataatttatatatccAAAACTCCAAACACGCCCCTTGTTTTTGCCAAAAGCCAAAATTCTAGCACGGCAATCCCTCCTGTTGTTTAGaaacaaataattcaataatcATAGAGGCAGAGTTCGAGCCAGGAAAGGCCATCCTCCGTCTTCCTCAATCCGAGAACAAAGATTCAAAGAAACCAATACATTTGCCACCACATTAGTGTTTAAGCAAATTGCTTTGTCAGATTGTTATACGAAAATTGAAATTGCAAATCCAAAACATTAGTAGAGAGCCATCCGAGATTGTTACAAGTCAGCCAACATTGGCAAGCGTTTTAAGCAAACAGCGGCACTCTCCATGCTGATGGACACTGCAAGTACTGCAGGGACCGCTGGATCAGCATCCTATTTATACAAGGCAATCAGAATTTTACAAATTTGGGACTTTCGTTGGCCAAAAAGTACCTTCCCGGCTTCCCAGTTCCCACAGTACTGCATCCCAGAAACCAAAAGAACTAGCTAGATTGAAAAGGGTTGGTAATATCCTTAACCCTTTCTCGTTTCTATAAACTACTTTACAAAGATGATGCGAGCAAACAGGAAACTATCAGAAATACAGACATCTAAAGAGTTTCATCAAAATTGACTCTCCCCCCTGTGGCGAAAAAGTTCCAAAAGAGAGCAGCCGAGAAATAGAGAAAAGCTGTAAGCAACAAGAATCCCTTAAAAGAACCCACTAATTCCACAAAGTAGCCGGCACCAACCGTTCCAACTATAGCAGCAAATGTACCAGCAGTATTTGATATACCTAGAGTTTACAGAAGGGACAGAATTAGGTAAAGATTTCgaacaagaaaatttcatgCCTGATTTTCATAAATTAGAGGAATAAACGAGGTTTGAAGATATTAACAGGGATCTTCTTTTTTATGTTCATTGAAGTGTTGAAAGGGGAGGGAGGCTGGCCTTGTATACTGAGGTTATACTCCCATGTAGACAATAAATTAGATATCGGTATGTAGAACTAGGAGATTAATAGTAGAGGAGAATAAGGTTGAACGAGTACAATGCATAAAACTTTGCAAGAAAATCAACAGAGTTACCATGGAGGACGCCTGAATACTGTGGTGCAATCTCCTGACAAGGTAATGGTACAAGATATATCAGGTCTGATGCAAAAAaaccaactgatcaaatgatgaatttcacGGAATATACTAACCTGGAGGTTCACGAGGAAGCCACAATGACTGAATGCTTTTAGCCCAACTGCTAAAGTAAGCCAAGCAGATGCATTGGATGGACTTCTTGCCATTGTTAGACCAACAAGAGCTATCCCAGGTCCAATAAAACCAATTGACTGCagaggaaaaataaaacttcaTACATACTGTAAACTTGTCCCATCTTGTTCCGTAAGGAAGTAAAAAAGTGAGGTCGAATGACTAAACACGAATCACATATTGAACACCATTAGTGACTAGCTCTAAAGAAGTCTGGTAGAAGTAGAACTGAATTTATCACTGAGGCGCAAACAATAAAACTGAAAGAAAAGTAGAATTtgagaaaaagggaagaaaataaaaaaggaaaagagcatAAGACCAGGAACAATGGTCCATCAAAACAAAGTTTCCAATTAACTAGGGtaaatgaaatttgaaaaatgactCAGCCAAGATTTTTGGCTGAGGACAATATCCTTTCTATTTTCTCCCTCGATTGTTCCATGTGATtacttttgtaccagcaaaccCCACAATATCAGAGGGACAAAAGTCATACTGATCATATATAAACAATCACATGCATAGCCTTTATCCTGActtaaattcaaacttttttttttaattttcccaaacttAAATTCAAAATCTAGTAAATCTGTTTCTTTATAAATAGCATTTCCCATATACAAATTACATAATTGTAAAGGCCATTACTAGAGACATCCTAAACTCATTTCTCTACTGTCCATGTGAAAATTCATTGGAGTCTATAAAATGACTGTCATACATTTTGGTgataaagaaagggaaagaaagataaaagacaTGTCTTGGAACTTACAAGGACAAAGAATAAATCGAGTTAGTTATTTCAACAATATATATAGCCAATTGGAAATTGATAAAATTGCCATACTTGCATGATTTTGCGGGTTAATGTCACACTTATGCCTCTCTGAATCATCATGTCTGACAAGACACCAGCAAAGTAACCTGCCACGGCCATCATGCTCCAAGGAACAGCACTAAACCATGCTGCTTGTCTTAAATCAACATGATATATCTACAAGTAAAAGAGAAACTTTTGATTCCCTATCTTCAAATGCATAATGTTATTTATCGCATGTCATGTACAGACATAGTTTTTTACCGTCTTGAAATAAATGGGCATCCATGAAAGTATAACGAAAAATCCCTGCATGaggtaaacaaaaaaaaggtaaatgaTTTCGTAAAGGACACAGACTACAGACTATAGAGCAGGCGAAGAATGTCTTTTCCACCAAAATGCACCTATAAACAGCCCATAAAGATATGTGACAATAGTGGAACACAAATTCATCTCTCCAATTTCAAAGTTCGCACTAACCTTCTCTCAATTTTCTAAAAGACCCAATAATCTCACAACTTGCTCCGAAAATCTTCAGAACTTAAAACAATGCATTCTAATTATCAAATAACCAATTTCCCAATTAAAGAGTATCATTTGATC is drawn from Coffea arabica cultivar ET-39 chromosome 1c, Coffea Arabica ET-39 HiFi, whole genome shotgun sequence and contains these coding sequences:
- the LOC113730030 gene encoding probable anion transporter 4, chloroplastic isoform X2, with protein sequence MAWGVTLWSLATFLTPWAAENSLCALLAMRMLLGIAEGVALPCMNNMIARWFPQTERSRAVGLAMAGFQLGSAIGLTLSPILMSQGGLYGPFVIFGLSGFLWVLVWISATSSTPDKCHQISAYELRYIQNDGNMQSVIKDKSKKSKVIPPFKRLLSKLPTWTLIVANAMHSWGFFVILSWMPIYFKTIYHVDLRQAAWFSAVPWSMMAVAGYFAGVLSDMMIQRGISVTLTRKIMQSIGFIGPGIALVGLTMARSPSNASAWLTLAVGLKAFSHCGFLVNLQEIAPQYSGVLHGISNTAGTFAAIVGTVGAGYFVELVGSFKGFLLLTAFLYFSAALFWNFFATGGRVNFDETL